One stretch of Leadbetterella byssophila DSM 17132 DNA includes these proteins:
- a CDS encoding citrate synthase: MQETVKIIIEGQEYEFPVVEGTENEKAIDISTLRSKTGYITIDEGFKNTGSTTSGITYLDGEEGILHYRGYPIEELAEKAEFLEVAYLLIYGELPTKEQYEVFKHEVTTRSLVNEDMRKIFDGFPVNAHPMGVMSSLVGAMSSFYPDNDKKHKGDFTEVHIRRLLAKIPTIATWCYKKSQGHPINYPKNHLDYCSNFLHMMFALPVENYEVDPIVSSALNKLLILHADHEQNCSTSTVRLVGSSKANIYASISAGISALWGPLHGGANQEVIEMLEAIKEDGGDVAKYIAMAKDKNSTFRLMGFGHRVYKNFDPRAKIIKKAADDVLAKLGVNDPVLEIAKGLEEAALKDEYFVSRKLYPNVDFYSGIIYRALGIPTNMFTVMFAIGRLPGWIAQWLELRKSGQAIGRPRQIYTGPTKKHYVDIDQR; this comes from the coding sequence ATGCAAGAAACTGTTAAGATAATCATCGAGGGACAAGAGTATGAGTTCCCGGTGGTGGAGGGCACTGAAAACGAGAAGGCGATCGATATTTCTACATTAAGATCCAAAACAGGGTACATCACAATAGATGAGGGTTTCAAAAACACCGGTTCTACTACAAGTGGAATAACTTATCTGGATGGTGAGGAAGGAATATTGCATTACAGGGGATACCCTATCGAAGAACTGGCTGAAAAAGCTGAATTCCTTGAAGTAGCTTACCTTTTAATATACGGTGAATTACCTACTAAAGAGCAATACGAAGTTTTCAAGCACGAGGTAACCACTCGTTCTTTGGTAAATGAAGACATGCGTAAGATCTTTGATGGTTTTCCTGTAAACGCTCACCCTATGGGCGTTATGTCATCCTTAGTGGGAGCTATGTCTAGCTTCTATCCGGACAATGACAAAAAGCACAAAGGAGACTTTACAGAGGTTCACATTCGCAGATTATTAGCGAAGATCCCTACCATCGCTACTTGGTGTTACAAAAAGTCGCAAGGACACCCTATTAACTATCCAAAAAATCATTTGGATTACTGTTCAAACTTCTTGCATATGATGTTTGCTCTACCAGTAGAAAACTACGAGGTAGATCCTATTGTATCCAGTGCTTTGAACAAACTTTTGATCCTTCATGCTGACCATGAACAAAACTGCTCTACTTCCACAGTAAGATTAGTAGGTTCATCTAAAGCAAACATTTACGCTAGCATATCAGCTGGTATTTCTGCTCTTTGGGGGCCTTTGCACGGAGGTGCTAACCAAGAGGTCATTGAAATGCTAGAAGCCATCAAAGAAGATGGTGGTGATGTTGCGAAGTACATTGCCATGGCTAAGGACAAAAATTCTACTTTCCGTTTAATGGGCTTTGGCCACAGAGTTTATAAAAACTTTGACCCTAGAGCTAAGATCATTAAAAAGGCAGCAGATGATGTTTTAGCCAAATTAGGCGTAAATGACCCTGTACTTGAGATCGCAAAAGGCCTTGAAGAAGCAGCTTTGAAAGACGAATACTTTGTATCTCGTAAATTATATCCAAACGTAGACTTCTATTCCGGTATTATTTACCGTGCTTTAGGAATACCTACAAACATGTTTACTGTAATGTTTGCTATTGGTCGTCTACCGGGATGGATTGCACAATGGTTAGAGCTAAGAAAATCAGGACAGGCTATCGGTCGTCCGCGTCAGATCTACACTGGTCCTACTAAGAAACATTACGTTGATATCGACCAAAGATAA
- a CDS encoding CvfB family protein, translating into MEVGKYNVLTVLRATSVGIYLGDNEGNDVLLPHKYVPEEIEMGQEINVFVYRDSEDRIIATTLQPAIQLNQFAILEVVATSSIGAFLDWGLEKDLFVPFKEQNHKLQTGQWVPVFLYLDEETDRLVASAKINKFFQNDQISDLEPQQKVEVLVYEKTDLGYNVIIDNKYKGLIYENEIFRRLAWGDQTTAYIKNIREDGKIDVSLQPLGFLQARDENTQIILDKLSQNGGKLGLTDHSDPIDIQEHLNMSKKAFKKAIGGLYKEGKIRLDEDGISLVL; encoded by the coding sequence ATGGAAGTAGGAAAATACAATGTCTTAACCGTTCTGAGAGCTACTAGTGTGGGCATCTACTTAGGAGATAATGAAGGGAATGACGTCCTACTTCCACATAAATATGTCCCTGAAGAGATCGAAATGGGACAAGAAATAAATGTCTTTGTGTACAGAGACTCTGAAGACAGAATAATAGCCACTACCCTTCAACCTGCCATCCAACTTAACCAATTTGCTATCCTAGAAGTAGTAGCCACCTCCTCCATTGGAGCATTCCTGGATTGGGGACTAGAAAAAGATCTCTTCGTCCCTTTTAAGGAGCAAAACCATAAGTTGCAAACCGGTCAATGGGTACCCGTGTTCTTATATCTTGATGAGGAGACTGACCGACTAGTAGCTTCTGCCAAAATCAATAAGTTCTTCCAAAACGACCAGATCTCAGACCTGGAACCTCAACAAAAAGTAGAGGTATTAGTATATGAGAAAACGGACCTTGGATACAATGTCATCATCGATAACAAATACAAAGGACTTATCTACGAAAACGAAATCTTCAGAAGATTAGCCTGGGGTGATCAAACTACCGCGTATATCAAGAATATTAGAGAAGACGGCAAGATTGACGTGTCTTTGCAGCCATTAGGTTTCCTACAAGCAAGAGATGAAAACACCCAAATTATCTTAGACAAACTAAGCCAGAATGGAGGAAAACTAGGGCTGACAGATCATTCTGACCCTATAGATATTCAGGAACACCTTAATATGAGCAAAAAGGCTTTCAAAAAAGCCATAGGTGGCCTTTATAAAGAAGGGAAAATCCGTCTGGATGAAGACGGAATCTCCTTAGTCTTGTGA
- a CDS encoding peroxiredoxin, with protein sequence MSLRLGDIAPDFTANTTQGQIHFHEWLGDSWGLLFSHPADFTPVCTTELGKTALLKGEFEKRGVKVIAVSVDDLDSHNRWIPDIEEVNQVQFNFPIIADEDRNVAQLYDMIHPNASEKATVRSVFIIGPDKKIKLTLTYPASTGRNFQEILRVVDSLQLTANYSVATPADWQQGDDTIIVPAVSTEDAIQKFPKGVKIVKPYLRYTPQPDKD encoded by the coding sequence ATGTCACTTAGACTTGGAGATATTGCACCGGACTTTACGGCCAATACTACTCAAGGCCAGATTCATTTCCATGAATGGCTTGGCGATTCCTGGGGATTGCTATTTTCTCACCCGGCAGATTTTACCCCGGTATGTACTACGGAGTTAGGTAAAACAGCCCTGCTAAAAGGAGAATTTGAAAAAAGAGGAGTAAAAGTAATTGCAGTTTCAGTAGATGACTTGGATTCTCACAATCGTTGGATTCCGGATATTGAAGAGGTAAACCAAGTACAATTCAACTTCCCAATCATCGCTGACGAAGACAGAAACGTGGCACAATTATACGATATGATCCACCCGAACGCATCGGAAAAAGCCACAGTACGCTCAGTATTTATTATCGGACCGGATAAGAAAATCAAATTAACGTTGACCTATCCCGCCTCCACAGGTAGAAACTTCCAGGAAATCTTAAGAGTTGTAGATTCTCTGCAATTGACAGCTAATTATTCCGTAGCAACTCCCGCAGATTGGCAACAAGGAGATGATACCATCATAGTACCTGCCGTTTCTACAGAAGATGCTATTCAAAAATTCCCTAAAGGAGTAAAAATCGTTAAGCCTTATCTACGATATACTCCACAACCGGACAAGGACTAA
- a CDS encoding uridine kinase family protein, which yields MLIGIGGVSRSGKSTLASELCNLFRGEGKTCMVISQDDFVKPISEIPKIDSEVDWEHPSGFRHETLLKAIDFLRPQFDILIVDGILAFYHSELKEKYTAKLFVEISKEEFMVRKSMDHRWGYVPLWYYEHIWKSFENYGIPDFSKDSYLKVAGNKPYDMKSILNYCEEALNPKHK from the coding sequence ATGCTTATCGGAATTGGTGGTGTAAGTCGCTCAGGAAAATCTACTCTCGCTTCGGAATTGTGTAATCTGTTCCGGGGCGAGGGGAAAACCTGCATGGTCATTAGTCAGGATGATTTTGTAAAACCCATTTCAGAAATTCCCAAGATAGATTCAGAAGTGGACTGGGAGCACCCTTCCGGTTTTAGACACGAGACTTTGCTTAAAGCGATTGACTTTCTACGTCCACAGTTTGATATATTGATAGTAGATGGGATTTTAGCCTTTTACCATTCGGAGCTGAAGGAGAAATATACTGCTAAACTCTTTGTAGAGATCTCCAAAGAAGAATTTATGGTCAGAAAGTCCATGGATCATAGGTGGGGATATGTTCCACTGTGGTATTATGAACATATCTGGAAGAGTTTTGAGAATTATGGGATCCCGGATTTTTCCAAAGATTCCTATTTAAAAGTAGCAGGCAACAAGCCCTATGATATGAAATCTATTCTAAACTACTGCGAAGAGGCTCTGAACCCAAAACATAAATAA
- a CDS encoding thioredoxin family protein: MRIAYLLLFLTFAACKKENKTSEDSGVVDTKTVTWTSDISEALAKAKATGKLVFVECYSPTCPICQSIEPYFSTSEVATKYNSEFVNYKLDVGVAEQVKFLNDHNIWLPSFPQFLFFDGDGNLVHQAEVTPSTASLVAAADEALSTDKRASLYKSRFDAGERDFDFLVKYGVYTRLVKDTLENLKVGEALFATFDQNELGSETSWAVTKKVVTSVDNGFFKYWIDQMPKAAAYEKAQGHDGQELNTLGGIVQASIFRDGRKYSTQKIAVVKDYIRKVGGGDYADTYVWEQETLANLREGKPQVALNIGKSMAAKFSNNGPSLVYIAKVFNDNFPNNSYLPVAKEWLSAASNLVGEPAQQAEWHFEWARVHQKEGDLKNASERAKQAQKMAETAGLDLKKFKNLVNTLRNV, from the coding sequence ATGAGAATTGCCTATTTGCTCTTATTTCTAACATTTGCTGCCTGTAAAAAAGAGAATAAAACTTCAGAGGATTCCGGTGTGGTGGATACCAAAACGGTAACTTGGACTTCTGATATTTCTGAAGCTTTAGCGAAGGCCAAAGCTACGGGTAAGTTGGTATTTGTGGAGTGTTACTCTCCCACTTGTCCCATTTGCCAGTCGATTGAGCCTTATTTTAGTACTTCAGAAGTGGCCACTAAGTACAACTCTGAGTTTGTCAATTATAAATTAGATGTGGGGGTAGCAGAACAAGTGAAGTTCTTAAACGATCATAATATATGGTTACCTAGCTTCCCTCAGTTCTTATTCTTTGACGGGGATGGTAATTTGGTTCATCAGGCTGAGGTTACCCCATCTACCGCATCACTCGTAGCAGCAGCTGATGAGGCATTGTCTACGGATAAAAGAGCTAGCTTATATAAATCACGCTTTGATGCTGGAGAAAGAGATTTTGATTTCCTAGTTAAATATGGTGTGTATACCCGTTTGGTGAAAGATACCTTAGAGAATCTGAAGGTGGGAGAGGCTTTGTTTGCCACATTTGATCAGAATGAGTTGGGCTCTGAAACCAGTTGGGCTGTCACCAAAAAAGTAGTGACGAGTGTAGATAATGGCTTCTTTAAGTATTGGATTGATCAAATGCCAAAAGCCGCAGCTTATGAAAAGGCTCAGGGTCATGATGGACAAGAGTTGAACACTTTAGGTGGCATTGTTCAGGCCTCCATTTTTAGAGACGGTAGAAAGTACAGCACTCAGAAAATAGCAGTGGTGAAGGACTATATAAGGAAAGTAGGAGGTGGAGACTATGCAGATACCTATGTATGGGAACAGGAAACCTTGGCTAATCTTCGTGAAGGAAAACCTCAAGTGGCTTTGAATATAGGTAAGAGTATGGCTGCGAAATTTTCGAACAATGGTCCATCATTGGTCTATATAGCCAAAGTTTTCAATGATAACTTCCCAAATAATTCTTATCTGCCTGTGGCAAAAGAATGGTTAAGTGCAGCATCGAATTTGGTAGGAGAGCCGGCTCAACAAGCCGAATGGCATTTTGAGTGGGCAAGAGTTCATCAAAAGGAAGGTGATTTGAAGAACGCTTCAGAAAGGGCCAAGCAAGCGCAAAAAATGGCAGAGACAGCAGGTTTAGATCTTAAGAAATTCAAAAATTTAGTAAATACTTTACGTAATGTATAG
- a CDS encoding LytR/AlgR family response regulator transcription factor, with protein MEKILLVGKTSVSAESVVYMKADSNYSDVYLEDGQILTLSKTLKELESMFEPYGFFRTHKSFLINPKHVVSSSVYEPKPNVRLSNNHCVDISRRRKNDFLQVRRKIKAGQI; from the coding sequence ATGGAAAAGATATTACTTGTAGGAAAGACCAGCGTTTCAGCAGAATCCGTAGTGTACATGAAAGCGGATTCCAATTATTCAGATGTTTATTTGGAAGATGGACAAATCTTAACCTTGTCCAAAACCTTAAAAGAATTAGAGAGTATGTTTGAACCCTATGGATTCTTCCGTACTCATAAGTCCTTTTTGATCAATCCTAAACACGTGGTTTCTTCTTCAGTTTATGAGCCTAAACCAAATGTACGTTTAAGCAATAACCACTGTGTAGATATAAGTAGGAGACGAAAAAACGACTTTTTACAAGTTCGTAGAAAAATAAAAGCGGGTCAAATTTGA
- a CDS encoding ABC transporter permease has translation MLLKIVGKNIVDKKLNSTLAVLLMAFGIGIISLLITVGKQLESKFAKNISGIDMVVGAKGSPLQLILSGVYQIDSPTGNISLQELSLLRTNPLVKEVIPLSMGDNFKGYRIVGADPKYLDHFKAEYAEGAGFKGSLEVVVGHTVARNLGLKVGDEFHSAHGFEEEGDHHDHEHYKVVGILKPNGSVLDNLLISDLASVWQVHGEHEGMDPEVTCALVKFRSPMGLMTLPRMINQNTKMQAALPAIEVNRLFELMGIGMDALKALAAAIMIISGISVFITLYNALKERKYELALMLSMGGTRVKLFLMLLLEGVILSFAGYVLGILMSRIGLALASGALEQNYNYTLDIQFLQKEEIYLLFVALCIGILAALIPSLGIYKINISKTLANE, from the coding sequence ATGTTACTGAAGATTGTTGGAAAGAATATAGTAGACAAAAAACTCAATAGCACATTAGCTGTGCTTCTAATGGCCTTTGGTATTGGGATTATTTCCTTGTTGATTACTGTTGGCAAGCAATTGGAAAGCAAATTCGCTAAGAATATTTCAGGAATAGATATGGTGGTGGGAGCCAAAGGTAGTCCGCTGCAACTGATCTTGTCAGGGGTGTACCAGATAGATTCTCCTACAGGGAATATCTCCTTACAGGAATTGAGCTTGTTGAGGACGAATCCCTTGGTGAAAGAGGTTATTCCGCTCTCTATGGGTGATAATTTTAAAGGATACCGCATAGTGGGGGCAGATCCAAAGTATCTGGATCATTTCAAGGCTGAATATGCTGAAGGTGCCGGTTTCAAAGGGTCTCTGGAAGTGGTGGTGGGCCATACGGTAGCTCGAAATCTGGGACTCAAAGTAGGTGATGAGTTTCATAGTGCGCACGGTTTTGAAGAGGAGGGAGACCATCATGACCATGAACATTACAAGGTGGTAGGTATTTTGAAGCCTAATGGGTCCGTGCTGGATAATTTATTGATCTCTGATTTGGCTTCCGTTTGGCAGGTACATGGGGAACATGAAGGGATGGATCCGGAGGTGACTTGTGCATTAGTAAAGTTCAGATCTCCTATGGGGCTTATGACCTTGCCTAGAATGATCAATCAAAATACGAAAATGCAAGCAGCATTGCCAGCTATAGAAGTGAATCGTCTGTTTGAGTTGATGGGTATAGGTATGGATGCGCTTAAAGCATTAGCTGCTGCTATAATGATTATATCTGGCATAAGTGTTTTTATTACCCTATATAACGCACTTAAAGAAAGGAAATATGAATTAGCTCTGATGCTATCCATGGGCGGGACTAGGGTGAAATTATTCCTGATGCTATTATTGGAAGGTGTTATCCTTTCCTTTGCAGGCTATGTTTTGGGTATTCTTATGAGCAGAATAGGCCTGGCACTGGCATCTGGTGCATTAGAGCAAAACTACAATTATACGCTTGATATTCAATTCTTGCAAAAAGAGGAAATTTATTTACTTTTTGTTGCGTTATGCATAGGTATACTGGCTGCATTAATTCCATCTTTAGGCATATACAAAATCAATATCTCAAAAACTCTAGCAAATGAATAA
- a CDS encoding ABC transporter ATP-binding protein: MLNTHSLRFQYPGSTDFHFPDLRCAAGETLLILGNSGSGKTTLLNLMALLLSPSSGEVNIDGVNTGTLAPSELPTFRARHIGLVFQKPYFVHSLNVEENLLMSNYFAGKPQDKARVKHLADHLGFAHVLKKRVTELSGGEQQRVGIARALMNEAKVILADEPTSALDDLNCERVANLLEVQAKESGAALIVVTHDQRLKNRFPNQISL; encoded by the coding sequence ATGTTAAATACTCATTCTCTGCGCTTCCAGTATCCGGGAAGTACAGATTTTCATTTTCCTGACCTCAGGTGTGCTGCAGGAGAGACTTTGCTGATCTTAGGAAATTCCGGTTCCGGAAAAACGACTCTCCTTAATTTAATGGCATTATTGCTTTCTCCATCATCCGGGGAGGTCAATATTGATGGCGTAAATACTGGTACTTTGGCTCCGAGTGAATTGCCCACGTTTAGAGCAAGGCATATTGGCTTGGTCTTCCAGAAGCCATATTTCGTGCATTCTTTGAATGTGGAAGAGAATCTTTTGATGTCTAATTATTTTGCCGGGAAACCTCAGGATAAGGCAAGGGTAAAACATTTGGCAGATCACTTAGGATTTGCACACGTTTTGAAAAAGAGGGTGACGGAGCTTAGTGGAGGTGAGCAGCAGAGAGTAGGTATTGCTCGAGCCTTAATGAATGAAGCGAAGGTGATTTTAGCTGATGAGCCTACTTCCGCTTTAGATGATCTGAACTGTGAAAGGGTAGCTAACTTACTAGAGGTGCAAGCTAAGGAAAGTGGTGCAGCTTTGATCGTAGTTACCCATGATCAGCGTCTAAAAAATAGATTCCCTAACCAAATCTCACTCTAA
- a CDS encoding thioredoxin family protein: MYRVLFCLLWLSTGVFGQQGIQWEKDLSDALAKGKSTGKLVFVEAYLPTCPACKAMDPQFQNADVAKFYNQNFINYKMNLSIEGARGFLDERKIEIPSFPQFLFFNGEGELVHQGETVPTPAGVLSIGREAKDPSLWSSNFVKQFELGNRDFDFLIKYGNYARVSRDMAASKKITEAIWANFNREEIGSNVSWQITKKVVNDTDNEFFRYWIDHMPEAAALEKAEGHEGQEGQVLGRILQQTIFSPESKMFPIEKVNQLEQYMGKVGAGMYADAFLWEHRVRAYLRDGMKSTALQEGEKAVELYKQNGAAMLYVVQVFTSHVPEFVPLTLTWLQRAYPMLKENNYLAEYFYQMSVVSRKRGNVEESKQFAEQALEKARLAELQLDKFIIQASQD; the protein is encoded by the coding sequence ATGTATAGAGTTCTATTCTGCCTATTGTGGTTAAGCACAGGGGTTTTTGGCCAACAAGGAATTCAGTGGGAGAAGGATTTGTCAGATGCACTTGCCAAAGGAAAATCTACAGGTAAATTAGTATTTGTGGAGGCATATTTACCTACCTGTCCGGCATGTAAGGCTATGGATCCCCAGTTTCAAAATGCTGATGTGGCTAAGTTTTATAATCAAAACTTCATCAATTATAAGATGAATCTAAGTATTGAAGGTGCTAGAGGATTCTTAGATGAACGGAAGATAGAGATTCCTAGTTTCCCGCAGTTTCTTTTTTTCAATGGAGAGGGGGAGTTAGTGCATCAAGGTGAAACTGTTCCTACTCCAGCAGGGGTGCTTTCTATTGGTAGGGAAGCCAAGGATCCTTCTTTGTGGAGTTCCAATTTTGTTAAGCAGTTTGAGCTGGGAAATAGAGATTTTGACTTCTTGATTAAATATGGAAACTATGCACGTGTATCCAGAGACATGGCTGCATCCAAGAAGATTACAGAAGCTATTTGGGCGAATTTTAATAGGGAGGAAATAGGGTCTAATGTAAGTTGGCAAATCACCAAGAAAGTGGTCAATGATACCGACAATGAATTCTTTAGATATTGGATAGATCATATGCCGGAGGCGGCGGCCTTAGAGAAAGCAGAAGGACATGAAGGGCAGGAGGGGCAGGTTCTAGGTAGGATTTTGCAACAGACCATTTTTTCACCCGAAAGTAAGATGTTTCCTATTGAAAAGGTGAATCAATTAGAGCAATACATGGGGAAGGTAGGAGCCGGAATGTATGCAGATGCTTTTCTTTGGGAGCATAGAGTCAGAGCTTACCTAAGAGACGGTATGAAATCTACCGCTTTACAGGAAGGAGAGAAGGCGGTGGAGTTGTATAAGCAAAATGGTGCTGCCATGTTATATGTGGTTCAAGTATTTACTTCTCATGTACCGGAATTTGTGCCCTTGACCTTGACATGGTTGCAGAGAGCGTATCCCATGTTGAAGGAGAACAATTACCTCGCAGAATACTTTTACCAAATGAGTGTGGTGAGTAGAAAAAGAGGTAATGTAGAAGAATCAAAGCAATTTGCTGAACAGGCTTTAGAGAAGGCGAGATTGGCTGAATTGCAATTGGATAAATTTATTATCCAAGCTTCACAAGACTAA
- a CDS encoding helicase HerA-like domain-containing protein, with product MSNIDLFKEVLSKGYTHKGESIVLGAAKLDGEVVPGTQVRIPLKTMNRHGLIAGATGTGKTKTLQGLAEGLSKASVPVLLMDIKGDLSGLAKPGTAESFILERSDAAGVSYTPQGFPVEFLSLSEEKGARLRATVSEFGPILLSKILGLNDTQEGIVSVIFKYCDDNQLPLLDLKDFIRVIQFVSNEGKASFEGSYGKMSTTSLGTIMRKVIELQHQGADLFFGERSFDVDDLMRIDNQGKGMISILRVIDLMDRPKLFSTFMLSLLAELYATLPEAGDEDRPKLVIFIDEAHLVFQEASKALLQQIETVIKLIRSKGVGIYFCTQNPQDVPASVLSQLGLKVQHALRAFTANDRKTIKEAAQNYPETQFYKTEEVLTQMGTGEALVTCLNEKGIPTPLAVTYVMPPESRMDVLTDSEIDKVINKSFIIKKYNEVIDRESAYEILNAKMASAPQEEAAPAKRGKEEKGTLETFLTSSAGKQMARTAANLITRTLLGAIGFSGTTTKKKKSTSWF from the coding sequence ATGTCCAATATAGATCTGTTTAAGGAAGTCCTTTCGAAAGGCTATACCCACAAAGGGGAGTCCATTGTTTTAGGGGCTGCTAAGCTGGACGGCGAAGTAGTACCGGGGACTCAGGTGAGAATACCCTTAAAAACCATGAACCGCCACGGTCTGATAGCAGGAGCTACAGGTACCGGAAAAACAAAGACTTTGCAAGGTTTAGCCGAAGGCCTATCCAAAGCCAGCGTACCTGTACTTTTAATGGATATCAAAGGTGACCTAAGCGGCTTGGCGAAGCCGGGAACCGCTGAATCATTCATTCTGGAAAGAAGTGATGCTGCAGGAGTATCCTACACACCACAAGGTTTTCCGGTAGAATTTCTAAGTTTAAGTGAGGAGAAAGGTGCCCGACTGAGAGCTACGGTTTCTGAATTTGGACCTATACTTTTATCAAAGATCTTAGGATTAAATGATACTCAAGAAGGCATTGTATCGGTAATATTTAAATATTGTGACGATAATCAATTGCCCCTACTGGATCTTAAAGACTTTATTCGTGTAATCCAGTTTGTAAGTAATGAAGGCAAAGCTTCCTTTGAAGGTAGTTATGGCAAGATGTCCACTACCTCTCTAGGAACTATCATGAGGAAAGTGATAGAGCTTCAACATCAAGGTGCTGATTTGTTCTTTGGAGAAAGATCTTTTGATGTTGATGATTTGATGAGAATAGATAATCAAGGTAAAGGCATGATTTCTATCTTAAGGGTGATAGACCTCATGGATAGACCTAAATTATTCTCCACCTTTATGCTGAGCTTACTGGCAGAGTTATACGCTACTCTACCGGAGGCAGGTGATGAAGACCGACCTAAACTCGTTATTTTTATTGATGAAGCTCACCTCGTATTCCAAGAGGCCTCAAAGGCATTGCTACAGCAAATAGAAACGGTGATTAAGTTGATACGTTCCAAAGGTGTAGGGATTTACTTTTGTACGCAAAACCCTCAGGACGTACCAGCATCTGTACTTAGTCAATTAGGACTTAAAGTTCAGCACGCCCTGAGAGCATTTACTGCGAATGATAGAAAGACGATCAAAGAGGCCGCGCAAAACTATCCCGAAACTCAATTCTATAAGACGGAAGAAGTGTTAACTCAGATGGGTACTGGGGAAGCTTTAGTGACATGTTTGAATGAAAAAGGTATTCCCACTCCTCTTGCCGTAACTTATGTTATGCCACCGGAAAGTAGGATGGATGTATTAACGGATTCAGAGATTGATAAGGTAATCAATAAGTCCTTTATTATAAAGAAATATAATGAAGTTATAGATAGAGAAAGTGCCTATGAGATCCTAAATGCAAAGATGGCTTCTGCTCCACAAGAAGAAGCTGCACCGGCAAAGCGGGGCAAAGAAGAAAAGGGTACCTTAGAAACTTTTCTAACTAGCTCAGCCGGTAAACAAATGGCTAGAACCGCTGCGAATCTAATTACAAGAACATTACTTGGCGCGATAGGGTTTAGTGGTACTACTACTAAGAAGAAAAAATCTACCAGTTGGTTCTAA